The following is a genomic window from Streptomyces chrestomyceticus JCM 4735.
CGAGGACGACGATGGCCAGGCCGCAGGCGGTGACGATCCAGTACCCCGGGAGCACCGCCCGGGTGAACGGCGTACCGGAACGGTGCAGACCGGCGGTGAGTACCGCGCCGAGCACCGCGACCCCCAGCGCCTGCCCGAACTGACGGCTGGTGGCGACGACCGCTGCGGCCACGCCCGCCTGTTCCCGCGGCATGCCGGACATGGCCGCGTCGGTGACCGGCGTGTTGGCCAGTCCGGCGCCGACGCCGATCAGGACGTACGCGGCGAAGAGCAGCGCGTCCGTCGTGAGCGCGCCGCCGGTGGCGAGCAGGACGCCGCCCGCGGCGGTGGCGGCACCGGCCAGGAGCAGCGGCAGCCGGGGGCCACGGGTGGCGGTCAGCCGTCCGGAGAGCGGCGAGGTGACGATGTTCGTGATCGCCATGGGCAGCAGGTACAGGCCCGCGGCCAGGGCCGACAGACCGCGCACGTTCTGCAGGTACAGCGTGTTGAGGAAGAGGAAGCCGCCGAGTACGAAGAACGAGAGGACCGCCATGGCACTGGCTCCGCTGAACCCGGCGCTGCGGAATACCCGCAGGTCCACCAGTGGTTCGGCGCGCCGCCGCTCATAGAGGACGAGTGCGAGGAGTGCGGCCGGTGCGGCCAGGGCGCAGGCGAGGGTGCGCGGGGCGGTCCAGCCGGTGCCGGGGCCCTCGATGATCGCGTACGTCAGGCAGCCCAGCAGCGCGACGACCAGGGCCTGTCCGACCGGGTCCACCCGGCGCGGCCGGGGTGCGCGGGATTCCGGTACGAAGCGCGCGGCGCAGACGAACGCGGCCGCCCCGACCGGCAGGTTGAGCCAGAAGATCGACCGCCAGCCCAGGCCCTGGACGAGCACCCCGCCCACCAACGGGCCCACCGCCATCGCCATCCCCATCACAGCGCCCCAGACGCCGATCGCGCGGGCGCGTTCGCGCGGTGCGGTGAAGGTGTTGGTGATGATGGACATGGCCACCGGATTGAGCATCGAGGCCCCGACCGCCTGGACCGTACGGAAGGCGATGAGCCAGCCCAGTCCGGGGGCGAATGCGCAGAGGAGCGAGCCGAGGGTGAACAGGGCAAGGCCGGCCCGGAAGACGCGGCGGCGGCCGAGCCGGTCCCCGGCGGACCCGGCGAGCATCAGCAGCGCGGCCAGCACGATCAGGTAGGCGTCGGTGGTCCACTGGAGTCCGGAGAGTGGGCTGCGCAGATCGCGCTGCATCGCCGGCAGTGCCACGTTGAGCACCGTGTTGTTGAGGCTGCTGAGGAAGACGCTCGTGCAGCAGACCGCCAGGACGAGTTGGCGTCCCCGGCGGGTCGGTTCGGCTTGAGTGGACACAGCCCGGCCCACCGTCCTTTCTTCGTGGGCCTCCGCGTCGCCCCTGTCACCTTCCCTGCCCGCCGCGCGCAGATCGCTGCGGTGGGCTCAGCGTGCCCCGGGAGCCCGCCCGCGGGGAGGCCCTGCCAGGGCCCCCTTCAGCCCACCCGGCGAATGCATACTGCAGCGGTGAGCAACGTGCCGGTGAGGAACAGAACAGAGCTGGGCGACTTCCTGCGCAGCCGACGGGACCGCGTCGCACCACAGGAGGCCGGTCTGCCGCCGTCGGCGGGCCACCGGCGTACGGCAGGGCTGCGGCGGGAGGAGGTCGCGATCCTGGCCGGCGTCAGCATCGAGTACTACCGACGCCTGGAGCAGGGCAAACAGCGACGGCCGAGTCCCGCGGTACTGGAGGCGATCGGCCAAGTGCTCAAGCTGACCGACGACGAGCGCCGCCACCTTGCAGAGCTGAGCCGCGGCCGGCCGTCGACACCGGTCAGCGGCGCGCGGACGGGCAGGGCCTCGCGGACGGTACGGGAGGAGGTCCGCCGGATGCTGGAGATCGCGCACCCGTACCCCGCCTGTGTGCTGAGCCGGTCCAGTGACCTGCTGGCCGCCAACCGGGGTGCGCTGCGCCTCTTTCCCGGCATCGAGGACTGGCCCGAGCCGGAGCGCAACACCGCGCGCTACGCCTTCGTCCACCCCTGTGCCCGGGAGCTCTACGCCGACTGGGAGGACGTGGCCCGCGGCGTCGTGGCCCATCTGCGCGCCGCCGTGGTGGTGCACTCGAACGCGCCGGACATCCGCGACGTCGTGGACGAACTCTCCGCCCGCAGCACCGCCTTCGCTTCCCTCTGGCAGCGTTACGACGTCCGGGCGCGCACCAACGGGCGCAAGGTGTACCACCACCCGGAGGCGGGCCGGCTGACGCTGACGTACGAGGCGTACGACGTGGCCCGCAGCGAAGGCCAGCGGCTGATCGTCTACCAGGCGCCGCCGGGAACACCGGACCACGAGGCGCTGCTCCGCCTGTCGGCCTGAACGGCGGGGCGGGTTCCAGCCGTACGGTGGTGCTGCACCGGGCCCCAGGATCTTCGTTGGTGTCGGGTGCCAGACGGGTGTCAGAGCTGAGTGCCACCGCCGTCCACGGTTTCGCGGGAGAAGTTCCCGGGCCGGACTGCGGGCCATCGAGCGCAGTGCCGCCTTGCTGGCCACATACGCGCTGAGCACCGGCAGGCCCAGTACGTTGACGGCCCCGTAAGCACCGCCAACAGGGCGTCGACCGTGCCGAACTCGGCCTTCACCCGGCCCGTCGGCGCGTGGATGTCCGACAGCGACGCCGCGCCACTACGGACACCCGTGGGCTGGACGCCACCGAGCGCACCGCGCAGTTCGAATGCCGCCGCCGCGGGCGCTCCCTCCCTACACGTAATGCGTGGCGCGGGGTCAGTGCAGCCCCGGCCGCAGCGTGATCACGACTTTGCCGTGGACGTGCCGTCCGGCCTGCAGCGTCACGGCTTCGCGGATCTGCTCGACCGGGAAGGCGGCCGCGATCGGTACCGTGATCGCCCCGGCGAGAACCGCGTCGCCGATCCGCTCCATGGCGTCCGGGCTCGCGTCGAAACCGCCGGTCGCGCGGACGCCGCCGGGAGGGTTGGGGCCCGCGGCGATCGTGGAGATCCGCTCGGCCGGCACGCCGAGCGCGAGCGCGGTCTCGGCCGTTTCGATGCCGAACAGGTCGGTGGCCGCGGTCACGCCCTCCGGAGCCAGGGTTCGTACCCGGTCCGCCAGTCCAGGGCCGTAGGTCACCGGCTCGACACCGAACTGGCGCAGGAACGCGAACGTGCCCGGGCCTGCGGTCCCGATCACCTTGGCGCCGGCGAGCTTCGCGAGCTGTACGGCGAAGACACCCACGCCGCCCGCGGCGCCGCCGACCAGGACGGTGTCGCCGGCACGCAGGTCGATCGCGGCCAACGCGGCAGCGGCGGTCATCCCGGCCACCGGCAGTGTGGCCGCCACCTCGTCGCTGATGCCGTCCGGCGTGTGCCAGAGCGGCTCGGTCGCCCCGGTGGGCGTCTTGACCACCACGAAATCGGCAACGGCCCTGCCCAGCGCGCCACCATGGACACGGTCCCCCACGGCGAACCCCGCGGCACCGGCGCCGACCTCGTCGACGACCCCGGCGAAGTCGAACCCGAAGCCCGCCGGCACGTCGATGCCGAACCGGGCGGCGGCCTCGGGCTGCGAGGCGATGCCCCAGTCCATGGGATTCAGCCCGGCGGCCGCGACACGGACGCGGACCTCGCCCGGCCCGGCATGGGGCTCCGGAACCTCCCGCACCTCCAGCACCTCGGGACCACCGAACGACTCGTAGACCACTGCACGGCTCATGAGTACCCCTGAGAGACAGAGTGACGGGACTAAGTCCCATCACCGTACACCAGTGACGGCACCAGGTCCCGTAAGATGTCCGTATGGCCCGCTGGCAACCTCACGCACCCGAGCGACTCCTCGTCGCCGCCCTTGAACTGTTCGAGGAGCGGGGCTACGACAACACCACGGTCATCG
Proteins encoded in this region:
- a CDS encoding MFS transporter gives rise to the protein MSTQAEPTRRGRQLVLAVCCTSVFLSSLNNTVLNVALPAMQRDLRSPLSGLQWTTDAYLIVLAALLMLAGSAGDRLGRRRVFRAGLALFTLGSLLCAFAPGLGWLIAFRTVQAVGASMLNPVAMSIITNTFTAPRERARAIGVWGAVMGMAMAVGPLVGGVLVQGLGWRSIFWLNLPVGAAAFVCAARFVPESRAPRPRRVDPVGQALVVALLGCLTYAIIEGPGTGWTAPRTLACALAAPAALLALVLYERRRAEPLVDLRVFRSAGFSGASAMAVLSFFVLGGFLFLNTLYLQNVRGLSALAAGLYLLPMAITNIVTSPLSGRLTATRGPRLPLLLAGAATAAGGVLLATGGALTTDALLFAAYVLIGVGAGLANTPVTDAAMSGMPREQAGVAAAVVATSRQFGQALGVAVLGAVLTAGLHRSGTPFTRAVLPGYWIVTACGLAIVVLALATTRRVAPAASPAGRRRRQAAGARLG
- a CDS encoding helix-turn-helix transcriptional regulator, with translation MRNRTELGDFLRSRRDRVAPQEAGLPPSAGHRRTAGLRREEVAILAGVSIEYYRRLEQGKQRRPSPAVLEAIGQVLKLTDDERRHLAELSRGRPSTPVSGARTGRASRTVREEVRRMLEIAHPYPACVLSRSSDLLAANRGALRLFPGIEDWPEPERNTARYAFVHPCARELYADWEDVARGVVAHLRAAVVVHSNAPDIRDVVDELSARSTAFASLWQRYDVRARTNGRKVYHHPEAGRLTLTYEAYDVARSEGQRLIVYQAPPGTPDHEALLRLSA
- a CDS encoding NADP-dependent oxidoreductase, translating into MSRAVVYESFGGPEVLEVREVPEPHAGPGEVRVRVAAAGLNPMDWGIASQPEAAARFGIDVPAGFGFDFAGVVDEVGAGAAGFAVGDRVHGGALGRAVADFVVVKTPTGATEPLWHTPDGISDEVAATLPVAGMTAAAALAAIDLRAGDTVLVGGAAGGVGVFAVQLAKLAGAKVIGTAGPGTFAFLRQFGVEPVTYGPGLADRVRTLAPEGVTAATDLFGIETAETALALGVPAERISTIAAGPNPPGGVRATGGFDASPDAMERIGDAVLAGAITVPIAAAFPVEQIREAVTLQAGRHVHGKVVITLRPGLH